A single window of Candidatus Deferrimicrobium borealis DNA harbors:
- a CDS encoding type II toxin-antitoxin system RelE/ParE family toxin, with product MPFTIKYHPDVKVIDLPRINEKMRARIRRAIESRLMTAPQEYGLPLRKNLGGFWKLRVGDYRVVFKVGGDVVYVLGIRHRKNIYEIAAGRIK from the coding sequence GTGCCGTTTACGATCAAGTATCACCCCGACGTCAAGGTCATCGATCTCCCCCGGATCAACGAAAAAATGCGGGCGCGCATCCGGAGGGCGATCGAGTCCCGCTTGATGACGGCACCGCAGGAGTACGGGCTTCCCTTGAGGAAGAATCTGGGAGGGTTTTGGAAGCTCCGGGTGGGTGATTACCGCGTCGTCTTCAAAGTCGGGGGGGATGTTGTGTATGTCCTCGGCATCCGCCACCGGAAGAACATCTACGAAATTGCAGCGGGGCGGATCAAATAA
- a CDS encoding DUF6290 family protein, which translates to MPARNPRVNVVLEKPLYEAVDHLAKKEGVSLSTAVRDLVKEAIEIREDVDLARFAETREKTLRRSRSLSHKDVWG; encoded by the coding sequence ATGCCGGCGAGGAATCCGAGAGTGAACGTGGTGCTGGAGAAACCGCTCTACGAGGCGGTCGATCACCTGGCCAAGAAAGAAGGCGTGTCCCTTTCAACGGCGGTCCGCGACCTCGTCAAAGAAGCGATCGAGATCCGGGAGGACGTCGATCTTGCCCGGTTTGCCGAAACGCGGGAGAAAACCCTGAGAAGGTCCCGGTCGCTTTCGCACAAGGACGTCTGGGGCTAA